From a single Candidatus Margulisiibacteriota bacterium genomic region:
- a CDS encoding BtpA/SgcQ family protein — protein sequence IPFDERLDYIKIADAKGVYPIHVVSPDISNSRLQNVIKVSKGFIYTTLKVGITGAGKEISDEGKNFVKKLKQQTSLPVLAGFGVSSKEHVNQLKKIADGAVIGSHILNLLNSHGRESVSEFLVSLKK from the coding sequence ATATTCCTTTTGACGAGAGATTAGATTATATCAAAATAGCAGACGCTAAGGGTGTATATCCTATTCATGTTGTGTCTCCAGATATTAGTAACTCAAGGCTACAAAACGTCATTAAAGTCTCCAAGGGGTTTATTTATACTACCCTGAAGGTTGGGATTACTGGTGCTGGTAAAGAGATAAGCGACGAGGGTAAGAACTTTGTGAAAAAGCTTAAACAACAAACGTCTCTACCTGTGCTTGCTGGCTTTGGAGTTTCGTCTAAAGAGCATGTGAATCAATTGAAAAAAATTGCTGACGGAGCAGTTATAGGTAGTCATATTTTAAATTTACTTAACTCTCATGGAAGAGAGTCGGTAAGTGAATTTTTAGTTTCCTTAAAAAAATAG